In Janthinobacterium sp. 67, a genomic segment contains:
- a CDS encoding efflux RND transporter permease subunit — MSPSTPFIKRPVATALLMLAIVLAGLVGFKFLPLAALPQVDFPTIQVQTLYPGASPEVMGQTVTAPLERQFGQMSGLQRMSSTSAAGVSIITLQFTLGQTLDVAEQEVQAAINAGGSLLPTDLPAPPVYAKINPADAPVLTLAITSDTMPLTQVQNIVNTRLALKISQVNGVGLVSLSGGQRPAVRIQGDTKLLASYGLGLDSLRTAIAAANVNSAKGSFDGPTRSFTINANDQLVTAEDYKRLIITYKNGAPVRLSDVANVVDSAENTRLGAWSGKQPAIILNVQRQPGANVIKTVDAIKALLPDLQASLPAAMKLDVLSDRTTGIRASVEHVEMELLLSVLLVVLVIFAFLHSLRATVIASLSVPISLIGACGVMYLLGYSLNNLSLMALTIATGFVVDDAIVMIENIARYIEEGETPMAAALKGASQIGFTIISLTVSLIAVLIPLLFMGDVVGRLFREFAMTLAITILISAVVSLTLVPMMSARWLKSHADEKISATGQRIQAFLDRVIVQYDHALVWVLKRQGLTLLVALATLLLTVVLYITIPKGLFPTQDTGQLQARIETSQAVSYERMATLQQAAASALLEDPAVDTLSSLVGVDAANNTMLHTGSMLINLKRSRSGSQDEIMERLRDRVAKVAGVTLYLQPTQDLTIDAESGPTQYRVSLEGADTATVTEWAGKLAARMREKSQLRNVVTDAGATGAAVTVAIDRDSAARMSVTTATVDDALYNAFGQRIISTIFTETNQYRVILEAQPGIVTTPSDLSDLQVRTGSGKSTPLSAFASVSEKQAPLQITHVAQYPATTLGFDTTQGVALGSAVDAIRQAAKDIALPPSVTLTFLGAAGAYENSLSNQLWLILAAVVCVYIVLGVLYESYIHPLTILSTLPSAGVGALLALMISGQDLGVIGIIGIILLIGIVKKNAIMMIDFAIEAERDEGKSPQEAIHQAALLRFRPILMTTLAALFAAVPLMLGWGEGAELRRPLGLAIFGGLIVSQVLTLFTTPVIYLGFDRLGQRFARKTPGVNLDKPADNAGSAA; from the coding sequence TGTCGGGCTTGCAGCGCATGAGTTCCACCAGCGCGGCCGGCGTCTCCATCATCACCCTGCAATTCACCTTGGGCCAGACCCTCGACGTGGCCGAGCAGGAAGTGCAGGCGGCCATCAACGCGGGCGGCTCCCTGCTGCCGACCGACTTGCCGGCGCCGCCCGTGTACGCGAAGATCAACCCGGCCGACGCGCCCGTGCTGACCCTGGCGATCACGTCGGACACGATGCCGCTGACGCAGGTGCAGAACATCGTCAACACGCGCCTGGCGCTCAAGATCAGCCAGGTCAACGGCGTGGGCCTCGTCTCGCTGTCGGGCGGCCAGCGCCCGGCTGTGCGCATCCAGGGCGACACCAAATTGCTGGCGTCGTACGGCCTGGGTCTCGACAGCCTGCGCACGGCCATCGCGGCGGCCAACGTCAACAGCGCCAAGGGCAGTTTCGACGGTCCCACGCGCTCGTTCACCATCAACGCCAACGACCAGCTGGTGACGGCGGAAGACTACAAGCGCCTGATCATCACCTATAAAAATGGCGCGCCTGTGCGCCTGTCCGACGTGGCGAACGTCGTCGACAGCGCGGAAAACACACGCCTGGGCGCCTGGTCGGGCAAGCAGCCGGCCATCATCCTGAACGTGCAGCGCCAGCCCGGCGCCAACGTCATCAAGACGGTCGACGCCATCAAGGCCCTGCTGCCGGACCTGCAGGCCAGCCTGCCGGCGGCCATGAAGCTCGACGTGCTGAGCGACCGCACGACGGGCATCCGCGCCTCGGTCGAGCACGTGGAAATGGAACTGCTGCTGTCCGTGCTGCTGGTGGTGCTGGTGATCTTCGCCTTTTTGCACAGCCTGCGCGCCACGGTGATCGCCAGCCTGTCCGTGCCGATCTCGCTGATCGGCGCCTGCGGCGTCATGTATTTGCTCGGCTACAGCCTGAACAACCTGTCCTTGATGGCCCTGACGATCGCCACGGGCTTTGTCGTCGATGACGCCATCGTCATGATCGAAAACATCGCCCGCTACATCGAGGAGGGCGAAACGCCGATGGCCGCCGCCCTGAAGGGCGCGTCGCAGATCGGCTTTACCATCATCTCGCTGACGGTGTCATTGATCGCCGTGCTGATTCCCCTGCTGTTCATGGGCGACGTGGTGGGCCGCCTGTTCCGCGAATTTGCCATGACCCTGGCCATCACGATCCTGATTTCCGCCGTGGTCTCGCTGACCCTGGTGCCGATGATGTCGGCGCGCTGGCTGAAAAGCCACGCCGATGAAAAGATCAGCGCCACGGGCCAGCGCATCCAGGCTTTCCTCGACCGTGTGATCGTGCAGTACGACCATGCGCTCGTGTGGGTGCTGAAACGCCAGGGACTGACCCTGCTGGTGGCCCTGGCCACCTTGCTGCTGACGGTGGTGTTGTACATCACCATTCCAAAGGGCCTGTTCCCCACGCAGGACACGGGCCAGCTGCAGGCGCGCATCGAAACCTCGCAAGCCGTCTCGTACGAACGCATGGCCACCTTGCAGCAGGCCGCCGCCAGCGCTCTGCTGGAAGACCCCGCTGTCGATACCCTGAGTTCCCTCGTCGGCGTGGATGCGGCCAACAACACGATGCTGCACACGGGCAGCATGCTGATCAACCTGAAGCGCTCGCGCAGCGGCAGCCAGGACGAGATCATGGAGCGCCTGCGCGACCGCGTGGCCAAGGTGGCCGGCGTGACCCTGTACCTGCAGCCGACGCAGGATCTGACCATCGATGCGGAATCGGGCCCGACCCAGTACCGCGTCTCGCTCGAAGGGGCGGACACGGCCACCGTCACCGAGTGGGCAGGCAAGCTGGCCGCGCGCATGCGCGAGAAATCGCAGTTGCGCAACGTCGTCACGGACGCGGGCGCCACGGGCGCCGCCGTCACCGTGGCGATCGACCGCGACAGCGCCGCGCGCATGTCCGTCACCACGGCCACCGTCGACGACGCGCTCTACAATGCCTTCGGCCAGCGCATCATTTCGACGATTTTCACGGAAACCAACCAGTACCGCGTGATTCTGGAAGCACAACCGGGCATCGTCACGACGCCGTCCGACCTGTCGGACCTGCAAGTGCGCACGGGTTCCGGCAAGTCGACGCCGCTGTCCGCCTTTGCCAGCGTCAGCGAAAAACAGGCGCCGCTGCAAATCACGCACGTGGCGCAATACCCGGCCACGACCCTCGGCTTTGACACGACGCAGGGCGTGGCGCTGGGCAGCGCCGTCGACGCCATCCGCCAGGCCGCCAAGGATATCGCCTTGCCGCCATCGGTGACATTGACCTTCCTCGGTGCGGCCGGCGCGTATGAAAACTCGCTGTCGAACCAGCTGTGGCTCATTCTCGCCGCCGTCGTCTGCGTCTACATCGTGCTGGGCGTGCTGTACGAAAGCTATATCCACCCGCTGACGATCCTGTCGACCCTGCCGTCGGCCGGCGTGGGCGCCTTGCTGGCGCTGATGATCTCGGGGCAGGATCTGGGCGTGATCGGCATCATCGGCATCATCCTTTTAATTGGCATCGTGAAGAAGAACGCCATCATGATGATCGACTTCGCCATCGAAGCCGAACGCGATGAAGGAAAAAGCCCGCAGGAAGCCATTCACCAGGCGGCGCTGCTGCGCTTCCGTCCCATCCTGATGACGACCCTGGCGGCCCTGTTCGCGGCCGTGCCGCTGATGTTGGGCTGGGGCGAGGGCGCCGAGTTGCGCCGTCCGCTGGGCCTGGCCATCTTCGGTGGCTTGATCGTCAGCCAGGTGCTGACCCTGTTTACCACGCCCGTCATCTACCTGGGCTTCGACCGCCTGGGCCAGCGCTTCGCGCGCAAGACACCCGGGGTGAACCTGGACAAGCCGGCCGATAACGCGGGGAGCGCCGCGTGA